The Candidatus Eisenbacteria bacterium genomic interval ATTGGCCTCGGGGGCGGAAGTCCGATGGACGCGGCAAAAGCCATTGCTGTTGCCGCTCTCGACCCGGGAGACATCTGGAGGTACATAAGGACAGGAAAAGAGAAACCGTACATAAGGCCCGAGAAAGCACTTCCAATCATCCTGGTCCCCACACTTGCCGCGACCGGGAGCGAGGCAGACTCAGGCGGCGTGATCACTAACTGGGAGACAAAGGAGAAGGCAATAATCGGAGGCGAATGCCTTTTTCCAAGAATCTCGATAGTTGATCCGGAGCTCACGTTTACCGTCAACGAGGAGTACGCCAGGGACGGCGGGATCGACATCATCGTTCACGTTCTCGAATCCTATTTGAATGGAACGGCTGAGGCCCCCTTTCAGGACAGAGTAACTGAAGGTCTCATTCTCACAGTAATGGAGAACCTCCCGCTGTGCGTAACGAATCCGAAGAATCTGGATGCGAGAGCAAACTTGTCCTGGTGCTCCGCAATCGCGCTTTGCGGATTCCCAAGCGCCGGCAGAGAAGGCGCATTCCCAGTGCACTGCATTCAACATTCATTAAGCGCACACTACGACATAAGCCACGGCGCCGGCCTCGGGATTATTCTTCCGAATTGGATGGAGTACTGTTGCCGGGCAAGACCCAGGAAATTTGCCCAGCTCGGCAGGAGAGTCTTTGGAATCGGTTCAGCCAAGAAGAAAGACCTTGATATTGCTCTTGAGACCGTCAAGGCCGTGAGAAAATGGATAAAGCAAAACGGCTCTGCATGGAGGCTTAAGGATATTGGAATAGACAGCTCGAAATTCACCAGGATGGCAGAAGATGCAGTGAGGATTTACGGCCGGGATGGATTCCTCGGGGGAGCGAAGCGACTTTCAGTGAAGGACATTGTCAGCATATATGAGATGTCGCTGTGAATGAAAGAGCCCCAAGACAGGAATATGCCCTGGGGCTCCATGCTGGCGGCAGGAAACTACTTCTTCGCAACCTTCTTCATTGGCTTTCCGCAGCAATTCTTCTTTGTGACTGACTTTGCACCACAACTGCCGCATTTATAGTTCGCTTTAGTGGTCTTGCTTCCGCACGGCATTTTCTTCACCTCCTCTCAAACGACTTCCTCAGAGTCACTTTTCTTCCAGCACAATCCTGACATAACCCTACCACCGGCGATTCGTTTCAATCCACGCCCCCGCGTGAGGAGCGACATCACATTATCACGCACTCAACGGGTGTCAAGGGTTTCAATCCACGCTCCCGCGCGGGGAGCGACCAAGAGCATGAAGGTACGATCTCTGTGGTCTGATGTTTCAATCCACGCTCCCGCGCGGGGAGCGACCATGAGCTCAAGGGTCGTATGCCACCTGCTGTCGAGTTTCAATCCACGCTCCCGCGCGGGGAGCGACTATCACCTTGTAACTTCATGGAACTAAAGAGGCAAACCGCGACTTTCAGCGAATAACCCCTTTTTCACTGCATGAATCTTAACGTCGCCGCCCAACATTTTGCCTATGCTCATGTTTACCAAGCTGTTCTACAGCCTGCGAACCTTCCGGGGAATTCACTGCAGCTACAGGTTCGCAATCACGCCTAAACAACCAACGGGCCCTCCTGATCAAACGACTTCTTGGCCCCCACATGTTCAATCCGCCGCTTCCAGTTAGAGCCGAGATAGTAAAATCTCAGGCTGTCTTTCTCATCATCAATCTCCTTGACCAACCTCTGCCGCAAAACAGTCCATTGCGCTGGGTCAACAATGAACTCAAAGATCGAGTACTGGACCCTCTGTCCGTAATCCTGACACGCCTTTGCAACCCTGCGCAGCCTGCGCCGCCCAGCAGCTCCTTCCGTTGACACATCATAACTGACGATCACAAACATTCGGCTTCCCTCACTTCCATATGAACGGTGGGTAAGCGTCCATGTCGCCTCGCAGATGCCGTGCGAACAACAAGGCTTGGGTGTGGAAAAGTAGCCCGATTGTCACTTTTTCTTTGAGAAATGGGTGGATTATCTCGTCTTGTTTCCGTTTTTGATAAGTAACGAGGACGGCCTTTCTGGTCTCATCGTCCATCCAAACAGCTCCGGACTCTTTTTTGTCGAAACCCTTCCCTTGCACCTGGCCAAGATTGATCAGTGAAAGTGCCACGCGATCAGCAAAAACCGGACGAAATTCCTCCATCAAATCCAGAGCAAGTCCATATCTTCCAGGACGATCCCTGTGCAAATAGCCCACGGCCGGATCAAGTCCAACTGTCTCAAGAGCTGAGCGGGTGTCGTGCATTACGATCGTGTAGAGGAATGACAACAAACAATTCACTTTGTCCAAGGGAGGACGCCGATTGCGAACAGAAAATTTGAAATCATCTTTCTGCGCAGTAATCAGATGATCGAAGACATTGAAATAGATATTCGCAGACTCCCCTTCTATCCCGCGAATGACCTCGATGTCGGACTCAGAATGAAGTTTGGTCAAAGCACCGCTAAGTCTATTGACTGCCAGGGAGACAGCTTCGAAATCTATTTTCTCCGCATGATCCCTCAATGCGCGCGAAAGTACCGCTCGGCAATTTGCGATCTTTCCGGTCAATACAGCTTTAGCAATCTCCACCGAAGACTTCGCATCATCCGCCTGGCGATATTGCTCGCGCCTCAACAAGACGTTGCCGGAAACCGGACCTTGAACCTTTGCGAGGAAATTCCCTGTCTCCGTTAGAAAGCTGATTGAAACTCCATGCTCTGCACAAAAGCCCATCAGAAAAGGACTACAGCTCACTTGCCCGAAGCAGACAATTCCACCAAGCGTGTGGACGGGCGTACGCAAACGGATGTCGTCCTCTACCTTGACGGCCACCGTTTCTCCGTCCTTTGAGAGGTAGGCTCCCTGTGTCGTGACGAATAATGTGTTCAAGTGCCTTTTTATTTTGTGTCCCCAGTCGTGTTTCCGACTTATTTCAATGCAGGATCCGGAAAAATGTCACATCAATCTTCCTCAATCGCTTTCATCAAATAGCTGCTCGCCTTCTTGCTTGCTCTTGGCAAACATTGGTCAAGCAGCGAACAGCGTTTGCATTTATCCGAATACTCCGCCATTGGCGTGACAGCTGATTCAATGAGCGCGTGAAGTTTTCTTGCAGCGCCCTCAGTCTCAGTCCTAAGAGCATTGTCAAAGGCCACAACGTACCTACGACGCGTCCGCCCATAGAAAAGCGCTCCCTCAGGTATTTCAACGTTTAACATTTCTTCCAGACACAACGCCTGTGCGCAGAGTTGGACCTTGTCGCAGTTATCTGGTTTTGGCTTACCACGCTTGTACTCCACTGGGAATGGAATCCAGTTATCGTCCTCTTTGTGAAATTCCACCGCATCGGCTTTGCCGATAAGTCCAAGCCTGAGCGAGCGAAGTGGCACTCCATACTCAATCCGTATTCCGCCTCTGGCTTCCCTTTTTGCCGCATCAACATGCTCATGCATAATTCTGCCTTCGACAGTGAACAGATTCTCATTCCACACCCGCTCGATGTGAATCAGGGCACACTGCCGCTCGCAGAATACAAAATGCTGCAGGGCTGAAAGCTGAATCAAGTCGTCTTCGGTGTACAACTACAGTTTGACCTCCAGTGTCACCCCTTTCGGCATATCAGATTGAGAAGGCACGGAAATCCTGTAATCGCCAAAATCACGCACGGGCTTTGTTTTTGCCTCCGCTTTTACCATATCAAATAACTTATGAGCAGGTGCGTTGCCCAACTCAGAATCATGTTTGAATGCAACTAGTTTGCGGGTTGCCATCTGCCCGCGCGCAGCGGAATGGTCATGCTCAAACATCTCAAGAAGAGCTTTCCAGAATAGACTCAGGTCATCGTCACTGAATCCCGTCTGTGCTGCAAAGGGGGCGGAGACAAACCCGTGGCAACGATAAAGACCATACGGCACAGTGAATTTCCTTCCCATGGTACGTTCTTTTTCGAGATCTCTTTCGTTTGTGACTGCCATGCGAGTGATACCATGTTCCAATGTCACGATCTGATCGACACTTCTTGCAAATGTCAACTGGATGGGCCCACGCACTTGCCCGGCGGTCATTCTAATCTTACTCTTACTTTCTTCGTCCTCCTTGTCATCGCCTGTTGACATGACAGCACCAAAAGCACGGATATCGTAGTAATTCTCACACATCCATTCCTTGGCTACATCTTCGTAATGTCTCTCGGGCTCTTGGTTCTTCTTGTCTTTCCGCCAGACTTGCCACGCTCTAACTGCTTCTTTCACTTTGTCGCTTGAGGTATATGACCTCTCGATTTCCTGATTGAGGATTCCCTTCTCTTTAACAAAAATATCAAAACCTTCATCTTCGGACTTTGACAGCATCACATAATTCCTTACCTTCCTCTTGAGACAAACATCTGTCACCAGTCCATGTCCCGTTTCCGGATCAACACGAGGTAGATTGCCAGCGTCTGGATCGCCGTTCGGGTTGCCGTCCTTCACGTCAAAAAAAAGTACAAAATCGCAGCGGTTGTTGATTGCCTTGCTCATTTTCTTGTCCTCCTTTAGGCTGTTACTCATCTGCATCTTTCTTTTTGAAAAAATCCTGTCTCCTGTGATAGTACCCAACGGCGAATCTCCCCTGATCGTCGAGATTCAGATGGCCAGGGAAGTCTTTTATGTCGTCGACTATCTCACCGATAATTTTTTCAAAATTGACTGCACGTCCTCTGTTTTCAAGTTTCGCAAGGTGATGGTTTTTCAGCTTCATGAGGTGAGGGAAGACAATCACCGGTGTACTCGACGCTGAACCGTAAAAACGGTCTCGTATTGTGGCGTTGATGCCGGGATTCGCCTCCTCCTGAATCTTCTCAAGAACGGCGAAGAGACATCCAAGCCGGTATCCAATGTTTTTGTTATTCAAGTCCAATGCCATGCCAACCTCCTTCCTTTCACCCTTTTGATAATGTCGTGCATTCCTGACCAGGACTGCCTTAATAAGCGATGCCCGCGGATACGTAACGTCTTGTTCAGCCCGTATCCTCCGCATTGCCGAAGACAAAAGCGTTCGGGGGTATGGCGTACCAGTAAGTATCGCCTTCATGAAATCACCCGCGAGATTCGGCTGAATGTTTTCTGATTTTCTCTGCACGCAAGTCGAAACGAGCAGTCGGAAGAGCGATAGGTATGCTGGCTGACTCCGACCGTGCTGAATGGAGATATCGTTGAAGTGCTGTCTCATGTTCTGTTCGACTGTCCCGACAGTGCCTGCATACCAGAAACGGATAGCAATACGTGAGGCATTCGGTGATAAGCCCAGCACATAGAATTTCGTGTTGTCATCGAGCACTGATTCTGCGCCAGTCTCGGGAGATGTGAAGAGTGCCTTGATTGCGGCGTTGTCTTTGTCAGAATCTTCTTTCGGGGGTTCTCCAAAGATGTCCGCAAACCAGTCCTCGATTTGATGTTTCTTCTCGGCCCAGAAAACAGTGCTGGTATCGCCTACCTGAATGCGTTGGCGAGACCCTTTCGCGAGGAGGGCGTTGAGCGCAGTGGTATAGGCGAATTCGGCCTTGTTGCCGACAGGCGCATTGTAGCCTTGGGTCTTGCCAAAAGAACCAAAAGCCTCAAGATTAAATGAGACGATGTTTGCCCCTGAAGACTGAGCTCCCCAGACACCTTTTATCGCAGTATGAAGCCGAGCAGGCGTGTCGTGATTGCCGGTGATGAGACATATCTGTGTTCCAACAGAGTCTTCACTTTTACTGTTACGGATAACAGCACTCCTGACAGCATCACGCTGGCAAACCAGTTCAAGGTCTCCCTCAAGCTGAAACGAGATACTTCCTCCGCTTTCTTCAATCTCGCTCCACAGGGGATGGTCAAAGATCTTTTCGCACTCTGCCGTTTCAAGAAACCTGATGACAGCGGCAACACCTTCGTCAGCAAGATTGCCAGAAAAGGTACTCTTGATCCGATCAAGAAATAGAGCTTGTTGTCCCTTTGCTCTCTGAACAAGTTTTCTGATGTCCTTCTTCGTGTCAGGTTTGACCCGTCCAAACACATATGCGGGATTGTCCCACAAAAGATTTGCCGTAGGCCTAACTGTTCTTTTGACGGCTTTTGGCACAAGG includes:
- a CDS encoding iron-containing alcohol dehydrogenase; the encoded protein is MDNFEFYLPTRIIFGAGEIGRIGEEARTLGKKAIVVTGRKSTKETGLLKKVLSLLKKEGVEAIVFDKIEPNPRTSTVNEAGILAHEKKVEMVIGLGGGSPMDAAKAIAVAALDPGDIWRYIRTGKEKPYIRPEKALPIILVPTLAATGSEADSGGVITNWETKEKAIIGGECLFPRISIVDPELTFTVNEEYARDGGIDIIVHVLESYLNGTAEAPFQDRVTEGLILTVMENLPLCVTNPKNLDARANLSWCSAIALCGFPSAGREGAFPVHCIQHSLSAHYDISHGAGLGIILPNWMEYCCRARPRKFAQLGRRVFGIGSAKKKDLDIALETVKAVRKWIKQNGSAWRLKDIGIDSSKFTRMAEDAVRIYGRDGFLGGAKRLSVKDIVSIYEMSL
- the cas2 gene encoding CRISPR-associated endonuclease Cas2, translating into MFVIVSYDVSTEGAAGRRRLRRVAKACQDYGQRVQYSIFEFIVDPAQWTVLRQRLVKEIDDEKDSLRFYYLGSNWKRRIEHVGAKKSFDQEGPLVV
- the cas1c gene encoding type I-C CRISPR-associated endonuclease Cas1c; the protein is MKRHLNTLFVTTQGAYLSKDGETVAVKVEDDIRLRTPVHTLGGIVCFGQVSCSPFLMGFCAEHGVSISFLTETGNFLAKVQGPVSGNVLLRREQYRQADDAKSSVEIAKAVLTGKIANCRAVLSRALRDHAEKIDFEAVSLAVNRLSGALTKLHSESDIEVIRGIEGESANIYFNVFDHLITAQKDDFKFSVRNRRPPLDKVNCLLSFLYTIVMHDTRSALETVGLDPAVGYLHRDRPGRYGLALDLMEEFRPVFADRVALSLINLGQVQGKGFDKKESGAVWMDDETRKAVLVTYQKRKQDEIIHPFLKEKVTIGLLFHTQALLFARHLRGDMDAYPPFIWK
- the cas4 gene encoding CRISPR-associated protein Cas4; translation: MYTEDDLIQLSALQHFVFCERQCALIHIERVWNENLFTVEGRIMHEHVDAAKREARGGIRIEYGVPLRSLRLGLIGKADAVEFHKEDDNWIPFPVEYKRGKPKPDNCDKVQLCAQALCLEEMLNVEIPEGALFYGRTRRRYVVAFDNALRTETEGAARKLHALIESAVTPMAEYSDKCKRCSLLDQCLPRASKKASSYLMKAIEED
- the cas7c gene encoding type I-C CRISPR-associated protein Cas7/Csd2 is translated as MSKAINNRCDFVLFFDVKDGNPNGDPDAGNLPRVDPETGHGLVTDVCLKRKVRNYVMLSKSEDEGFDIFVKEKGILNQEIERSYTSSDKVKEAVRAWQVWRKDKKNQEPERHYEDVAKEWMCENYYDIRAFGAVMSTGDDKEDEESKSKIRMTAGQVRGPIQLTFARSVDQIVTLEHGITRMAVTNERDLEKERTMGRKFTVPYGLYRCHGFVSAPFAAQTGFSDDDLSLFWKALLEMFEHDHSAARGQMATRKLVAFKHDSELGNAPAHKLFDMVKAEAKTKPVRDFGDYRISVPSQSDMPKGVTLEVKL
- the cas8c gene encoding type I-C CRISPR-associated protein Cas8c/Csd1 — its product is MILQVLAKYYERIPNVAQEGFQKQPISFVIVLKKDGHFAGLQDIREGEGRKKRGQPRLVPKAVKRTVRPTANLLWDNPAYVFGRVKPDTKKDIRKLVQRAKGQQALFLDRIKSTFSGNLADEGVAAVIRFLETAECEKIFDHPLWSEIEESGGSISFQLEGDLELVCQRDAVRSAVIRNSKSEDSVGTQICLITGNHDTPARLHTAIKGVWGAQSSGANIVSFNLEAFGSFGKTQGYNAPVGNKAEFAYTTALNALLAKGSRQRIQVGDTSTVFWAEKKHQIEDWFADIFGEPPKEDSDKDNAAIKALFTSPETGAESVLDDNTKFYVLGLSPNASRIAIRFWYAGTVGTVEQNMRQHFNDISIQHGRSQPAYLSLFRLLVSTCVQRKSENIQPNLAGDFMKAILTGTPYPRTLLSSAMRRIRAEQDVTYPRASLIKAVLVRNARHYQKGERKEVGMALDLNNKNIGYRLGCLFAVLEKIQEEANPGINATIRDRFYGSASSTPVIVFPHLMKLKNHHLAKLENRGRAVNFEKIIGEIVDDIKDFPGHLNLDDQGRFAVGYYHRRQDFFKKKDADE